In Salvelinus alpinus chromosome 30, SLU_Salpinus.1, whole genome shotgun sequence, a single genomic region encodes these proteins:
- the LOC139560340 gene encoding somatostatin receptor type 5, producing the protein MPAIVNLLFNTVSTNTTISFSLVLPLVSVLSLLVGVGGHLLMWLVLMRNPRRRSKPSSVLLLNLSLADMGALLTLPCVLLSASSQDWQLGGGICVLLGFMTSLTAGVDIFSLAALSVLRYRIVAPPARPPASPTQVAGIVAVIWLVSVTMALPKVTYIQFDSGCTWSVGRGQWLGFLVPAFLVYYVAPLLCIALNCGLIITHLHRCRGTLTADRRNKKATALLIGSTLVFAISWLPYYALEFVNVMFPYVSFVASPISQQPSSSLNSSASLSPPTEGDTEVSLLWEVASLSAILLVCLAPCWNPPLYFLLSRPAVRQLRALLPSLRKCLGSLRPPITPAPPQRFPHLRPLPTL; encoded by the exons ATGCCGGCCATAGTGAACCTGCTCTTCAATACGGTGtctaccaacaccaccatctccttctccctggtGCTGCCTCTGGTCAGCGTCCTCTCCCTCCTGGTGGGGGTCGGAGGTCACCTACTCATGTGGCTGGTGCTGATGCGTAACCCTCGGCGACGCTCCAAACCTAGCTCCGTGCTGCTCCTCAACTTGAGCCTGGCTGACATGGGCGCCCTGCTCACCCTGCCCTGCGTCCTACTCAGCGCCAGCTCCCAGGACTGGCAGCTAGGGGGCGGTATCTGTGTGCTGCTGGGCTTCATGACCTCCCTGACGGCCGGAGTGGATATATTTAGTCTGGCAGCCTTGTCGGTGCTCAGGTACCGCATAGTGGCCCCACCTGCTAGACCGCCCGCCAGTCCCACACAAGT agCCGGCATCGTGGCAGTGATCTGGTTAGTCTCTGTCACCATGGCCCTTCCCAAGGTCACATACATCCAGTTTGACAGTGGCTGTACATGGTCTGTGGGGCGTGGCCAGTGGCTGGGCTTCCTGGTGCCAGCCTTCCTGGTCTACTACGTGGCTCCGCTCCTCTGCATTGCCCTCAACTGTGGCCTCATCATCACCCATCTCCACCGCTGCCGGGGTACGCTGACCGCAGACCGCCGCAACAAGAAGGCCACGGCGCTCCTGATTGGCTCCACACTGGTCTTCGCCATCAGCTGGCTGCCCTACTACGCCCTGGAGTTTGTCAATGTCATGTTCCCTTACGTCAGCTTCGTTGCCTCGCCTATCAGTCAacaaccctcctcctccctcaactCGTCCGCGTCCCTGTCCCCACCCACAGAGGGGGACACGGAGGTGTCTCTCCTCTGGGAGGTGGCATCCCTGTCGGCCATCTTGTTGGTGTGTTTGGCGCCCTGCTGGAACCCGCCCCTCTACTTCCTGTTGTCTCGCCCGGCGGTGCGTCAGCTCCGTGCCCTCCTGCCGTCGCTGAGGAAATGCTTGGGAAGCCTGCGACCACCTATCACCCCCGCGCCACCACAACGTTTTCCTCACCTCCGCCCTCTTCCTACTTTGTAA
- the LOC139559758 gene encoding GTP-binding protein REM 2-like, protein MTDQYSMFLTTAPPLRRGSTPLPIKHQLRREEAVSEDHDWIPGIDEPATLPISDALCRDESFSQAPEGYHGSALRIVLLGQNGVGKSALSLALAGLSDSSLSVDSETACGEGYERTVSVDDEESSVIIYDNWKQDLSTLQCEVVVLVFSVTDRRSFHRTAQLRLILRESLPHTPIILVGNKSDLVRSREISTEEAHSSAMMYECQYLELSASLDHGTTELLEGAVRAARGDCVGPGWTEGDPGAGRRESLTSKAKRFLAGLVPRSYGRGDRDRGQYRVMSRHRGSKILRQKSRSCHDLSAM, encoded by the exons ATGACTGACCAG TACAGTATGTTTCTCACCACCGCTCCCCCTCTGAGAAGAGGAAGCACACCTCTACCAATCAAGCACCAGCTGAGGCGGGAGGAGGCTGTATCAGAGGACCATGACTGGATACCAGGGATTGACGAACCGGCCACGCTGCCAATCAGTGACGCACTTTGCCGGGATGAATCATTTAGTCAAGCGCCGGAGGGGTATCATGGGAGTGCTTTAAGGATCGTACTACTTGGGCAGAATGGGGTTGGAAAATCAGCACTCTCTCTGGCCCTGGCTGGACTGTCAGACAGCTCACTATCTGTGGACTCTGAAACAGCCTGTG GAGAAGGCTACGAGCGCACGGTGTCAGTTGACGATGAGGAGAGTTCAGTCATCATTTATGACAACTGGAAACAG GACCTGTCCACGCTGCAGTGTGAGGTGGTTgtcctggtgttctctgtgacaGACAGGAGAAGTTTCCACCGCACCGCCCAGCTCCGCCTCATCCTCAGGGAGTCGCTGCCCCACACTCCCATCATCCTCGTGGGCAACAAGAGTGACCTCGTCCGCTCTCGGGAGATCAGCACAGAGG AGGCCCACTCCAGTGCCATGATGTATGAATGCCAGTATCTGGAGCTGTCTGCCTCCCTGGACCATGGTACCACCGAGCTGCTGGAGGGAGCGGTGAGGGCTGCCAGGGGAGACTGCGTTGGGCCGGGCTGGACGGAGGGGGACCCTGGGGCGGGGCGCAGGGAGAGTCTGACCAGCAAGGCCAAGCGCTTCCTGGCTGGCCTGGTGCCGCGGTCCTACGGCCGAGGAGACCGGGACAGGGGTCAGTACAGAGTGATGAGCAGACACCGGGGCAGCAAGATCCTCCGACAGAAATCACGCTCCTGCCATGACCTCAGTGCAATGTGA